In Pseudomonadota bacterium, the genomic stretch ACGTTCAAAAATCAAACTGAGCAAGGCAACTCCGAGGGGGGACAGCAACAGGGCAACCCAGAACCCCAGGGCACCCTGGCCGAAAAATATGGCGATGCTGTAGGTTAAAAAAGCACCAATCATATAGAGTGATCCATGAGCTATATTCGGGATCCTCAAAACTCCAAGCACCAGGCTTAAGCCGGAAGCAACGATAAAAAGTATAGTGGTCCGGCTTAAACCTATGAGAAGCTGCTGCGCTAAAGCAGCCAGAGTGATATTGGCGGCAAATTCCATCCGGCAAGCCCTGAAAACAGGTTATTTCTTTCTCAATCTTTTTATTTCTTCGATAGACGGCATGACATCTTTTCCGGGAATGGTGACGATATTGCCGGCAATCAGGAAATCATAGCCCGGAGCTTTTTGCGTGACCCCCATGAACATGGGCAACATGGCCTGATGGTCATAGGCACGCATGGAAACTTTGCCAATCGGGCTGTCAACCTCTAAACCTTCCACGGCATCAATAAATTTTTCAGTATCAACGCTTCCGGCCTTTTCATAAGCACCGAAGATAAATTCAGCCGCCAGGGTACCGTAAAGGGCTCCGACAGCAGGTTTGCGCTGGTAGGCTTGTGCGAATTTTCTGACAAAGTTTTTGTTTGTAGCTGTTTTCGGATAATAAAAAAAGTAGTTGGAGGTTCCGATAACCCCTTCCGGTGCTTCCTGCCCCAAAGCCTTTAAAGCCGAAAGGCCGGTTGCCGTATGCATATAAAATGGCACCCGTTTATTAAATCCGGTTGCTTTCGCTGCCTTTAGAAACGGCACGCAGTCACGTCCACCCGTGGCCACAATAACCGCATCCGGTTTAGCCGACAAAATGGCGGTGATATAAGGGGTAAAATCAGGCTCGCCAACCTTCCACCAGGATTGACCCAGCAGTTCGACATTGGGTTTGCTTTTCTTAAGATTATTCCAGACGCCGTCGGCAATGGCATGGCCATATTCATAGTCATCTCCGGCAATCCAGTATTTCACAAACGGTTTTTGAGCCAAACCTACCGCTGCCGCTTTGCCGGCAAG encodes the following:
- a CDS encoding ABC transporter substrate-binding protein — translated: MRKLSVFSLTLIISIVCLFIITSSSQAAKTLKIGIVDCYSGPASTYTNDVRDAFKLEVEKINAAGGIYGRKIEVFTRDSKFKVDIGLAAAKELVYRKNVDILMGTINSALSLAISNMCEKEKVPFFVTFAKSAKITGEKGHRYVFSVTENTALAGKAAAVGLAQKPFVKYWIAGDDYEYGHAIADGVWNNLKKSKPNVELLGQSWWKVGEPDFTPYITAILSAKPDAVIVATGGRDCVPFLKAAKATGFNKRVPFYMHTATGLSALKALGQEAPEGVIGTSNYFFYYPKTATNKNFVRKFAQAYQRKPAVGALYGTLAAEFIFGAYEKAGSVDTEKFIDAVEGLEVDSPIGKVSMRAYDHQAMLPMFMGVTQKAPGYDFLIAGNIVTIPGKDVMPSIEEIKRLRKK